The proteins below are encoded in one region of Candidatus Methylomirabilota bacterium:
- the sucD gene encoding succinate--CoA ligase subunit alpha has translation MSILVDNNTRLVVQGITGKEGSFHARGCLEYGTKVVAGVTPGKGGVIHEGIPVFNSVIQSVQETGANTSLIFVPPAFAADAILEAADAGIAVIVCITEGIPALDMVKVSRYLQGKTTRLVGPNCPGVISPGKAKVGIMPGHIHLPGPVGVISRSGTLTYEAVWQLTQRGIGQSTCVGVGGDQIIGTNFVDCLHLFRDDPQTEAVLLIGEIGGTAEEEAATFVKAHIDRTVIGYVAGMTAPPGRRMGHAGAIIAGGKGTATEKIHAMEAAGIRVCRSPAEMGMMVEKSLQGR, from the coding sequence ATGAGCATACTGGTCGATAACAATACACGGCTCGTGGTCCAAGGGATTACGGGAAAAGAAGGAAGCTTCCACGCCCGGGGGTGTCTCGAGTATGGCACGAAGGTAGTGGCGGGGGTGACCCCCGGCAAGGGAGGGGTGATCCACGAGGGAATCCCTGTCTTCAATTCCGTTATCCAAAGCGTGCAGGAGACCGGTGCTAATACCTCCTTGATCTTTGTTCCCCCAGCCTTTGCCGCGGATGCTATTCTCGAGGCAGCTGATGCAGGCATCGCCGTGATCGTGTGCATCACCGAGGGCATTCCCGCCCTGGACATGGTGAAAGTCTCACGATATCTGCAGGGAAAGACCACTCGGCTCGTGGGCCCCAACTGCCCCGGAGTGATCTCTCCAGGCAAGGCCAAGGTGGGGATCATGCCTGGTCACATCCATTTGCCGGGTCCAGTTGGAGTGATATCACGAAGCGGAACCCTCACCTATGAGGCAGTGTGGCAGTTGACCCAGCGAGGGATCGGACAATCCACGTGTGTGGGGGTTGGTGGCGATCAAATTATCGGGACCAACTTTGTAGATTGTCTCCATCTCTTTCGAGATGATCCCCAGACGGAGGCCGTTCTCCTCATAGGGGAGATCGGAGGGACCGCTGAAGAGGAAGCCGCCACCTTCGTCAAGGCACACATCGATAGGACAGTCATCGGGTATGTGGCGGGGATGACGGCCCCGCCGGGCCGCCGCATGGGACATGCCGGTGCCATTATCGCGGGAGGAAAGGGAACGGCCACGGAGAAGATCCACGCTATGGAAGCTGCAGGAATCCGTGTCTGCCGGTCCCCAGCTGAGATGGGGATGATGGTGGAAAAAAGCCTCCAAGGTAGATAG
- a CDS encoding succinate dehydrogenase/fumarate reductase iron-sulfur subunit: MRDFTFRVWRGDETGGGLQEYRVPVEEGMVVLDVIHRIQAMHANDLAVRWNCKAGKCGSCSAEVNGKPRLMCMARMSLFSADEPITVAPMKTFPLVRDLVTDVSYNYEVAKQIPTFKPGPPEPDGTYRMMQEDIDRAQEFHKCIECFLCQNVCHVIRDHPDKMRAFAGPRFFVRIAALEMHPLDTDSRTELLRAKAGLGFCNITKCCTEVCPEHIHITDNVIIPLKERVVDEYYDPVVWLIKKVRGKK, encoded by the coding sequence ATGAGGGACTTCACCTTTCGCGTCTGGCGAGGCGACGAGACCGGCGGAGGCTTGCAGGAGTACCGTGTCCCCGTCGAGGAGGGGATGGTGGTCTTGGACGTCATCCACCGGATTCAGGCGATGCATGCTAACGATTTGGCCGTCCGGTGGAACTGCAAGGCAGGCAAGTGCGGCTCCTGCAGTGCCGAGGTCAACGGTAAGCCACGGCTCATGTGTATGGCCCGGATGAGCCTTTTTTCGGCGGACGAGCCCATCACTGTCGCCCCCATGAAGACGTTCCCCCTTGTCAGAGATCTGGTGACCGATGTGTCGTACAATTACGAGGTGGCCAAGCAGATCCCGACCTTCAAACCGGGGCCGCCCGAGCCGGATGGCACTTATCGAATGATGCAGGAGGACATCGACCGAGCACAGGAGTTCCACAAGTGCATCGAATGCTTTCTCTGCCAGAACGTCTGTCATGTCATCCGAGATCATCCAGATAAGATGAGAGCATTTGCCGGCCCGCGGTTCTTTGTGCGTATCGCCGCCCTCGAAATGCACCCCCTGGACACCGATTCCCGGACCGAACTGCTCCGTGCGAAAGCAGGACTTGGATTCTGCAACATTACCAAGTGCTGTACCGAGGTCTGTCCAGAACACATTCACATTACGGACAATGTCATCATTCCCCTCAAAGAGCGGGTGGTAGACGAATACTACGACCCGGTCGTGTGGCTGATTAAGAAGGTAAGAGGAAAAAAATAG
- the ndk gene encoding nucleoside-diphosphate kinase: protein MEQTLAIVKPDAVDRGKTGEIIRRFEEAGLQICGLKMVRMERQEAEQFYRVHRERPFFESLTTFMSSGPSVVMVLQGEKSISTVRAIMGATDPAQASPGTIRREFGTGIERNAIHGSDSPESATFEVPYFFAEIEILRFGM, encoded by the coding sequence ATGGAGCAGACGTTGGCGATTGTAAAACCGGATGCGGTCGACCGCGGGAAGACCGGCGAAATCATCCGCCGTTTCGAGGAGGCAGGGCTCCAGATCTGTGGCCTGAAAATGGTTCGCATGGAAAGACAAGAAGCCGAGCAATTTTATCGTGTCCACCGTGAACGTCCCTTTTTTGAAAGCCTGACTACCTTCATGAGCTCGGGGCCCTCGGTGGTCATGGTCTTGCAGGGAGAAAAATCGATCTCGACCGTGCGTGCTATAATGGGGGCTACAGACCCGGCCCAGGCGTCCCCCGGAACCATTCGGCGGGAATTTGGCACGGGTATTGAGCGAAATGCGATCCACGGGTCTGATTCGCCAGAGTCTGCGACCTTTGAGGTCCCCTACTTCTTCGCGGAGATTGAGATCTTGAGATTCGGGATGTGA
- the plsX gene encoding phosphate acyltransferase PlsX, with protein sequence MDIKPFWLAHRGRVTIALDAMGGDGGVAVTVNGAVAAARELNLSVILVGVEDEIARELSRLDTRKVDIRIRHAPEVVEMRESPAVALRKKKDSSIRVGVDLVKEGEAEAIVSAGNTGAVMATALVILGPLAGVERPAIAAQLPTLGGYAILVDAGANVDSKPRHLVQFAIMGTVYARKVLGKSDPRVGLLSIGEEETKGNELTREAFRSLEDEPGVDFIGNIEGVDVFNGKADVVVCDGFTGNVALKIGESAAEMMLTLFKEQLNRGLLGKVGMLLLRSSLERFHRRIDYTEYGGAPLLGVSGVVVIGHGRSTAKAIKNGVRVAADCVKNRMIESIREGVAHS encoded by the coding sequence ATGGATATCAAACCCTTTTGGCTAGCCCACCGCGGTCGAGTGACGATTGCCCTGGACGCCATGGGCGGAGATGGCGGTGTCGCCGTCACCGTGAATGGCGCAGTTGCGGCTGCCCGAGAGTTAAACCTTTCTGTGATCCTCGTCGGGGTTGAGGATGAGATTGCCAGAGAGCTTTCCCGACTTGACACCCGGAAGGTGGACATCCGCATTCGACACGCCCCTGAGGTGGTGGAGATGCGTGAGTCCCCTGCAGTGGCACTCCGGAAAAAGAAGGATTCGTCAATCAGGGTAGGGGTTGACCTCGTCAAGGAGGGGGAAGCCGAGGCTATCGTGAGCGCTGGAAACACCGGGGCGGTCATGGCCACCGCTTTGGTCATTCTGGGGCCCCTGGCCGGTGTGGAACGGCCTGCGATTGCTGCCCAATTGCCCACCCTCGGTGGATACGCCATTCTCGTGGATGCCGGGGCAAACGTGGACAGTAAGCCTCGGCACCTTGTTCAATTTGCCATCATGGGCACGGTCTATGCAAGGAAGGTCCTGGGAAAATCGGATCCGCGGGTCGGCCTGCTCAGCATTGGAGAAGAAGAGACGAAGGGAAACGAGCTCACCAGGGAGGCATTCCGTTCGTTGGAGGATGAGCCTGGAGTAGACTTCATTGGCAACATCGAGGGTGTTGATGTCTTCAACGGAAAAGCCGATGTGGTAGTTTGTGATGGCTTTACTGGAAATGTTGCGCTGAAGATCGGTGAGAGTGCGGCTGAGATGATGCTCACCCTCTTCAAGGAGCAGTTGAATCGCGGCCTGCTCGGGAAGGTGGGCATGTTGCTTCTCCGGTCATCGCTGGAGCGTTTCCACCGACGCATCGATTACACGGAGTACGGCGGCGCCCCGCTCCTCGGTGTGAGCGGGGTTGTTGTCATTGGCCACGGGCGATCGACGGCCAAGGCGATCAAGAACGGGGTTCGCGTAGCGGCGGACTGCGTCAAAAATCGGATGATCGAGAGCATTCGGGAAGGGGTCGCCCACAGCTAG
- the sucC gene encoding ADP-forming succinate--CoA ligase subunit beta produces MKIHEYQAKEILAAYGVPVPQGEVVTAASDAKRAASRLGGTVVVKAQIHAGGRGKGGGVKLARSAEEAERIASEILGKPLVTPQTGPEGTIVRQVLIEEGVDIRRELYAGIVLDRKASMPVVMASEAGGMEIEEVAARSPEKILKVAVDPAVGFSAFAGRKLAYGLALDGGLAAQGADLFSKLYRVFQEKDCSLAEINPLVQTDGGLLALDAKITFDDNGLFRHQEIVALRDLHEESPLEVEASHFRLSYIKLDGTVGCMVNGAGLAMATMDIIKLAGGEPANFLDVGGGASAEQIENAFRILLADKGIRAVLINIFGGILRCDRLAEGLIQAVKTLQVKVPVVIRMEGTNVELGRQMLEESGLNFLTASTMADAATRAVEAAKGVHSSGFRV; encoded by the coding sequence ATGAAGATTCACGAGTATCAAGCAAAAGAAATTCTCGCTGCTTACGGCGTCCCTGTTCCCCAAGGAGAAGTTGTTACCGCTGCCTCCGATGCCAAGAGGGCGGCTTCACGGCTTGGGGGGACTGTGGTGGTTAAGGCCCAAATCCATGCAGGGGGACGAGGAAAAGGGGGCGGGGTGAAGTTGGCCCGATCAGCAGAGGAGGCGGAACGGATTGCTAGTGAAATACTCGGAAAGCCTCTTGTCACTCCTCAGACCGGACCTGAAGGAACGATTGTCCGGCAGGTGCTGATCGAAGAGGGAGTTGACATTCGCCGGGAACTCTATGCTGGAATTGTTCTCGATCGAAAGGCAAGCATGCCTGTCGTGATGGCCAGCGAGGCCGGAGGGATGGAAATTGAAGAAGTGGCGGCCCGCAGCCCGGAAAAGATCTTGAAAGTTGCCGTCGACCCCGCGGTCGGATTCTCTGCCTTCGCCGGGAGAAAACTCGCATACGGGCTTGCGCTGGACGGAGGATTAGCAGCCCAGGGTGCAGACCTCTTCTCAAAACTCTATCGTGTCTTTCAAGAAAAGGACTGTTCATTGGCCGAAATTAATCCTCTGGTGCAAACGGACGGAGGGCTCCTCGCGCTTGATGCAAAGATTACTTTTGATGATAATGGCCTCTTCCGCCACCAGGAGATCGTTGCGCTTCGAGATCTTCACGAGGAGTCCCCACTGGAGGTTGAGGCATCGCACTTTCGCCTCAGTTACATCAAGTTAGATGGGACCGTGGGGTGTATGGTAAACGGGGCTGGCCTCGCCATGGCCACCATGGACATCATCAAGCTCGCTGGAGGCGAGCCGGCAAATTTCCTTGACGTAGGAGGAGGGGCGAGCGCGGAACAGATTGAAAATGCCTTTCGCATCCTCCTTGCGGACAAAGGGATCCGGGCTGTTCTGATCAATATCTTTGGAGGCATCCTTCGTTGCGATCGCCTTGCAGAGGGACTGATTCAGGCGGTGAAGACCCTGCAGGTAAAGGTCCCTGTGGTGATCCGGATGGAGGGGACCAATGTAGAGCTGGGCAGGCAGATGCTTGAGGAATCTGGACTCAATTTCCTCACCGCCAGCACGATGGCCGATGCCGCAACCCGGGCGGTCGAGGCCGCCAAGGGGGTTCACAGTTCAGGGTTCAGAGTCTAG
- the fabD gene encoding ACP S-malonyltransferase — protein MGGKTAFVFPGQGSQYVGMGWDMARNFPAAHALMESGSEVLGLDLGRLCFASTEEELSLTANTQPAVLTVSTMVLTVLREQGIHPDFVAGHSLGEYTALVAAGSLAYSDALRAVRRRGELMQEAVAVGAGAMAAIIGLSPDTVEEICRDAARGEVVEVANLNAPTQTVVAGHTVAVNRTSVAARARGAKRVLFLPVSAPFHSSLMRSIAKEFATVLGGLDIRAPNVPFIAGLDAEPKRTAAQVTQSLIEQLDHPVRWVEVIRRLTREGVETFIELGPGKVLSGLIKRIDEMVRVYYIEDRKSLKETLAATAKA, from the coding sequence ATGGGAGGTAAGACCGCATTCGTTTTTCCGGGTCAGGGGTCCCAGTACGTAGGCATGGGCTGGGACATGGCGCGGAACTTTCCTGCGGCGCACGCTCTCATGGAATCGGGGAGTGAGGTCCTTGGGCTCGATCTGGGGCGTCTTTGCTTTGCGAGCACCGAGGAGGAACTCAGCCTAACGGCCAACACGCAGCCAGCAGTCCTAACGGTAAGCACCATGGTCTTAACCGTTCTCCGTGAGCAAGGAATTCATCCAGACTTTGTGGCTGGGCACAGTCTGGGAGAGTATACGGCTCTCGTCGCTGCGGGGTCGTTAGCCTATTCGGATGCGCTACGGGCGGTCCGGCGCCGTGGAGAACTGATGCAGGAGGCGGTCGCCGTCGGGGCCGGTGCCATGGCTGCCATCATCGGTCTCAGTCCTGATACGGTGGAAGAGATCTGTCGGGACGCTGCCCGGGGCGAAGTCGTTGAGGTGGCGAATTTAAATGCACCGACGCAGACGGTGGTGGCGGGGCATACTGTCGCCGTGAACCGCACGTCCGTGGCCGCCCGAGCCAGGGGAGCAAAGCGGGTCCTTTTCCTACCCGTGAGTGCCCCGTTTCACTCGAGCCTGATGCGGTCCATCGCGAAGGAATTCGCGACCGTATTGGGCGGATTGGACATCCGCGCTCCAAATGTCCCATTCATTGCTGGCCTTGACGCGGAACCCAAGCGGACTGCAGCGCAGGTGACCCAGAGCCTAATCGAACAGCTCGACCATCCCGTCCGATGGGTCGAAGTCATCCGCCGTCTGACTCGGGAGGGTGTGGAAACCTTCATCGAACTCGGGCCAGGAAAGGTCCTCTCGGGGCTGATCAAGCGGATCGATGAAATGGTGCGAGTCTACTACATCGAGGACCGGAAGAGTCTAAAGGAGACCCTCGCCGCAACGGCTAAGGCATGA
- the rpmF gene encoding 50S ribosomal protein L32, with protein sequence MGLPKRRHSNARTRKRRAHDALSVPAVTVCPHCRERKLPHRVCPSCGTYRGREVVKQQET encoded by the coding sequence GTGGGGCTTCCCAAACGTCGCCATTCCAACGCGCGAACCAGGAAACGCAGAGCGCATGATGCTCTTTCTGTGCCCGCGGTGACGGTGTGCCCTCACTGTCGAGAGAGGAAACTCCCCCATCGGGTCTGCCCGAGCTGTGGCACCTACCGGGGCCGTGAGGTCGTCAAGCAGCAAGAGACATAG
- a CDS encoding ketoacyl-ACP synthase III, with amino-acid sequence MERSRIIGTGSGVPSRILRNADLQGLVETSDEWVTSRTGISERRICSQGEDTATLAETAAVQALEAASLDPIDLDLILVATITPALLFPATACLLQDRLHARRAAALDVSAACSGFIYGLAIADNFIRTGMYRTILLVGSETLSTLTDWSDRNTCVLFGDGAGAVVLQGQKGDGGVLSTHLYSDGTQWDLLVAPGGGSRCPVTPEVLEQRLNTIKMPNGNEVFRIAVRAMEDACIAALKHNRLEISDVDLLVPHQANSRIIQALAHRLSLPPEKVVTNIVRFGNTSAASVPLALDEAVRTGKVREGDLIILVAFGGGLTWGSAVVRW; translated from the coding sequence ATGGAGCGGAGCCGAATTATCGGCACGGGATCAGGGGTACCATCGCGGATCTTGCGGAACGCGGACCTGCAAGGGCTGGTCGAGACCAGTGATGAGTGGGTCACTTCTCGAACAGGGATCTCGGAACGACGGATCTGCAGTCAAGGTGAAGATACGGCTACCCTTGCGGAGACGGCAGCAGTTCAGGCTCTGGAGGCTGCCTCACTCGACCCGATTGATCTAGACCTTATCCTGGTGGCCACCATCACTCCTGCCCTTCTGTTCCCGGCCACGGCGTGTCTCCTTCAGGACCGATTACATGCCCGGCGGGCGGCGGCCCTTGATGTTTCAGCCGCCTGTTCAGGGTTCATCTATGGTCTCGCCATTGCGGATAACTTCATCCGAACCGGGATGTATCGAACCATTCTCCTCGTGGGTTCCGAAACTCTCTCCACCCTCACCGATTGGAGTGACCGGAACACCTGTGTCCTGTTTGGGGATGGAGCAGGGGCAGTCGTTCTCCAGGGCCAAAAGGGGGATGGGGGAGTTCTCTCCACACATTTGTACTCTGACGGAACGCAGTGGGATCTTCTGGTGGCACCGGGGGGCGGATCGCGGTGTCCCGTGACACCCGAGGTCCTCGAGCAACGTCTCAACACGATCAAAATGCCAAACGGCAATGAGGTGTTTCGGATCGCCGTCCGGGCCATGGAGGACGCCTGTATCGCGGCCTTAAAACACAACCGTCTGGAGATCTCGGACGTCGATCTGCTTGTTCCCCACCAGGCCAACAGCCGAATCATTCAGGCGCTCGCCCATCGGCTCTCCCTTCCTCCGGAGAAGGTAGTTACCAACATTGTTCGGTTCGGGAATACATCGGCCGCCTCCGTTCCTCTAGCTCTGGATGAGGCGGTTCGCACCGGAAAGGTTCGTGAAGGGGACCTCATTATCTTAGTGGCATTTGGTGGAGGGCTGACCTGGGGCTCGGCGGTGGTTCGTTGGTAG
- the der gene encoding ribosome biogenesis GTPase Der: MKRLPTVAIVGRPNVGKSTFFNRLVGGRRAIVAVTPGVTRDRNYGTVQWRGQSFLLVDTGGFEPATSTPLTQQVVEQAQLAMEHADLIVFLVDAQDGLTPLDEEIALLLRRMLQKHIVLVTNKVDPPMKTSLVAEFYRLGFSEVLPVSAEHGTGVGDLLDHLLGFLPPSEEAQVISDAVTIAVVGRPNVGKSSLVNRILGESRVIVSPEPGTTRDAIDTPFTYQGRQYVLIDTAGIRSKGRKGYPLEYYSILRAIKSVERCDVALILLDATSGVVQQDARIAGYAFEAGCALILLVNKWDLVEKEARAADQHLRRIREQLRHVDYAPVLFISALTGQRIFKIFTLIERVMKEQDRRIPSGELNRFIRHVVEEYPPPSAKGRQILIRYATHVSRKPPTFVLFVNDPDGVSTSYERYLVNQLRSRYGFEGNPIRIRFRGEHRRRERRVCDSGE, from the coding sequence ATGAAAAGACTGCCCACCGTTGCCATCGTGGGCCGCCCCAACGTCGGCAAATCTACTTTCTTCAACCGGTTGGTGGGGGGACGCCGAGCGATCGTGGCGGTAACACCTGGAGTTACCAGGGACCGCAATTACGGTACGGTCCAGTGGCGAGGGCAATCCTTCTTGCTTGTGGACACGGGTGGCTTTGAGCCAGCGACCTCCACACCTCTAACCCAGCAGGTGGTAGAACAGGCTCAGCTGGCCATGGAGCACGCGGATCTCATTGTTTTTCTCGTCGACGCCCAAGACGGGCTCACACCTCTCGATGAGGAGATCGCCCTTCTGTTACGCCGAATGCTGCAGAAGCATATTGTCCTGGTAACCAACAAGGTGGATCCACCCATGAAAACCTCCCTTGTCGCTGAGTTCTACCGACTCGGGTTTTCTGAAGTACTACCGGTTTCAGCGGAGCATGGGACGGGAGTGGGGGATCTGCTTGACCACCTCCTGGGTTTCCTGCCACCGTCCGAGGAAGCGCAAGTAATCTCGGATGCTGTGACCATCGCTGTCGTGGGGCGGCCCAACGTCGGGAAGTCCTCCCTGGTGAATCGAATCCTGGGCGAATCCAGGGTCATCGTTAGCCCCGAACCCGGCACCACGCGCGATGCTATCGATACGCCCTTTACCTACCAAGGACGTCAGTATGTTCTTATAGATACCGCAGGGATCCGGTCCAAGGGGCGAAAAGGATATCCTCTCGAGTATTACAGTATCCTTCGAGCCATCAAAAGCGTAGAGCGCTGTGATGTTGCGCTTATTCTCCTCGATGCGACCAGTGGTGTTGTACAGCAGGATGCCCGGATCGCCGGCTATGCCTTCGAGGCGGGGTGTGCTCTTATCCTCCTCGTGAACAAATGGGATCTTGTCGAAAAGGAGGCGCGGGCTGCGGATCAGCACCTGCGGCGTATTCGAGAGCAACTGAGGCATGTCGACTATGCCCCGGTCCTTTTCATCTCGGCTCTTACCGGGCAACGCATTTTCAAGATTTTCACCTTGATCGAGCGTGTTATGAAAGAACAGGACCGCCGGATTCCGTCGGGGGAGCTCAATCGCTTCATTCGCCATGTGGTGGAAGAATATCCTCCTCCGTCGGCGAAAGGACGACAGATCCTGATCCGCTACGCCACCCATGTCAGCCGCAAACCACCAACCTTTGTTCTTTTCGTAAACGATCCTGATGGGGTTTCTACCTCGTATGAACGCTACCTGGTGAATCAGCTTCGTTCAAGATACGGATTCGAGGGAAACCCCATCCGCATCCGCTTTCGCGGTGAGCATCGGCGCCGGGAGCGGCGAGTGTGCGACTCTGGAGAGTGA
- a CDS encoding fumarate reductase/succinate dehydrogenase flavoprotein subunit, with product MILDKYETHDYDVIVVGAGGAGLRAAIEASAQGARTALVCKSLLGKAHTVMAEGGIAAALGNIYPEDNWQVHFRDTMRGGKMLCNWRMAQLHAQEAPARVLELEAWGALFDRTKDGRILQRDFGGHRYARLAHVGDRTGLEMIRTLQQHAVHKGIDVFMECTIFRLLKDGDRIAGAFGYWRDSGCFVVFKAKAIVLATGGIGKAWKITSNSWEYTGDGLSLSCWAGADLMDMEFVQFHPTGMVWPPSVRGILVTEGVRGDGGTLTNSLGERFMFKYIPEFFRAETAETEAEADRWYTDKKNNRRTPDLLPRDEVARAINAEVKAGRGSPHGGVFLDIANRRDPEYIKRRLPSMYHQFKELADVDITKQSMEVGPTCHYVMGGVRVDADTTAATVPGLFAAGEVAAGMHGANRLGGNSLSDLVVFGRRAGLYSAEYAKNFQGTLTIDVGQVEAMARECLEPFERSGTENPYTIHQDLQECMQSLVGIIRTEGELKKALDEIGVLRERTRRIKIGGNREYNPAWHLALDLDSLLTVSEIVTRAAMERKESRGAHTREDYPKMDPAFGKANVVVRQVNGEITVPQEPLPEMPDDLKKLFEGDK from the coding sequence ATGATATTGGATAAATATGAGACGCACGACTACGATGTGATTGTGGTGGGGGCGGGGGGCGCAGGGCTCCGCGCCGCCATTGAGGCCTCAGCACAGGGCGCCCGGACGGCACTCGTCTGCAAGTCACTCTTAGGAAAGGCCCACACGGTGATGGCCGAAGGAGGCATTGCGGCGGCGCTGGGGAACATCTACCCCGAGGACAATTGGCAGGTGCACTTTCGCGACACCATGCGCGGAGGCAAGATGCTCTGCAATTGGCGCATGGCGCAGCTCCATGCGCAAGAAGCGCCGGCGCGCGTACTCGAGTTGGAGGCGTGGGGGGCGCTTTTTGATCGGACGAAAGATGGTCGAATCCTCCAGCGCGACTTCGGGGGCCACCGCTACGCACGCCTCGCGCACGTTGGCGACCGCACCGGCTTAGAGATGATCCGGACCCTTCAGCAGCATGCGGTCCACAAAGGGATCGATGTCTTCATGGAATGCACTATCTTCCGCCTATTGAAGGACGGAGACCGGATCGCTGGAGCCTTCGGATACTGGCGGGACAGCGGTTGTTTTGTTGTCTTTAAAGCCAAGGCGATCGTTCTCGCGACCGGTGGCATCGGCAAGGCCTGGAAGATCACGTCAAACTCCTGGGAGTACACCGGAGACGGCCTTTCCCTCTCCTGCTGGGCTGGTGCGGACCTGATGGACATGGAGTTCGTTCAATTTCACCCGACAGGAATGGTCTGGCCTCCAAGCGTCCGCGGCATCTTGGTTACTGAAGGCGTTCGGGGCGATGGCGGAACGCTCACGAACTCGCTCGGAGAGCGTTTTATGTTCAAGTACATTCCCGAGTTCTTCCGGGCGGAGACTGCCGAGACGGAGGCGGAAGCTGACCGGTGGTATACCGACAAGAAGAACAATCGACGCACGCCGGATCTGCTGCCACGTGACGAGGTGGCCCGGGCGATCAATGCGGAAGTGAAAGCCGGGCGGGGGAGTCCGCACGGCGGCGTCTTCCTTGATATCGCAAACCGCCGCGACCCCGAGTATATCAAGCGGCGGCTTCCCTCCATGTACCACCAGTTCAAGGAACTGGCCGACGTCGACATCACAAAACAATCCATGGAGGTCGGTCCCACCTGCCACTACGTCATGGGCGGGGTGCGAGTAGATGCCGATACGACAGCAGCGACTGTTCCGGGGCTCTTTGCCGCGGGCGAAGTAGCCGCGGGTATGCACGGGGCAAACCGTCTAGGCGGCAACTCGCTCTCCGATCTGGTCGTGTTCGGGCGTCGAGCGGGCTTGTACTCGGCTGAGTATGCGAAAAACTTTCAGGGAACGCTCACGATTGATGTGGGCCAGGTCGAAGCGATGGCCCGGGAGTGTCTCGAGCCATTCGAGCGGAGTGGGACAGAGAATCCATATACGATTCACCAAGACCTCCAGGAGTGTATGCAGAGCCTGGTCGGGATAATTCGGACCGAGGGTGAGCTGAAGAAAGCACTGGACGAAATCGGGGTGCTGCGTGAACGGACCCGTCGGATCAAGATCGGTGGGAACCGCGAGTATAACCCTGCCTGGCATCTGGCCCTCGATTTAGATTCGTTGCTCACGGTCTCCGAAATAGTGACTCGAGCAGCAATGGAGCGGAAGGAGAGTCGCGGCGCCCACACCCGCGAGGATTATCCAAAGATGGATCCGGCTTTCGGCAAAGCCAATGTCGTGGTGCGACAGGTGAATGGAGAAATTACCGTTCCCCAAGAGCCACTCCCGGAGATGCCTGACGACCTCAAAAAGCTGTTCGAAGGAGACAAGTAG
- the pgsA gene encoding CDP-diacylglycerol--glycerol-3-phosphate 3-phosphatidyltransferase → MILNLPNGLTFLRLILTPVIVMFLLDGAFFWALMLFLVAGVTDGLDGFLARSLRGSTEFGRILDPLVDKILMGSSFITLAFLGHLPMWLAGIAVGRDLVLMIGSCILYMVTGRFGYPASVIGKLSTFLQVLTVLAVMVMTKGDGRLDPLFWGMAILSVASGLDYVYRGSVELIARLRNTSPA, encoded by the coding sequence GTGATTCTTAATCTTCCCAATGGACTTACCTTCCTTCGATTGATTCTAACGCCCGTGATCGTCATGTTCCTCCTCGATGGAGCATTCTTTTGGGCCCTCATGCTCTTTCTGGTGGCCGGAGTCACCGATGGACTCGACGGATTTTTGGCCCGCTCATTACGGGGGTCGACGGAATTTGGAAGAATTCTTGACCCGCTGGTGGATAAGATCCTCATGGGCTCCTCCTTCATCACCTTGGCGTTTCTAGGACACCTTCCCATGTGGCTTGCGGGAATCGCTGTGGGGAGGGACTTGGTGCTGATGATCGGATCCTGCATCCTCTATATGGTGACTGGCCGCTTCGGGTATCCAGCGTCGGTGATCGGGAAGCTGAGCACCTTTCTGCAGGTGCTCACGGTCTTGGCAGTCATGGTCATGACGAAGGGGGATGGGCGCCTCGATCCCCTCTTCTGGGGAATGGCGATCTTAAGCGTTGCGTCCGGCCTTGACTATGTTTACCGCGGGTCGGTTGAATTAATCGCGCGTTTGCGGAACACCTCACCGGCCTAG